One Oryza brachyantha chromosome 3, ObraRS2, whole genome shotgun sequence DNA segment encodes these proteins:
- the LOC102709258 gene encoding endo-1,4-beta-xylanase 1-like, whose translation MAIGGDAGRVVGDGAGDDNIILNPEFDDGLDGWAGSGCKIELHDSLDDGKVLPASGKHFVAATGRTDTWNGVQQDVTSRLQRKLLYEVAATVRLAGAGVPLSPCEVRATVAVQNSDGRQQYISVAKSQASDKEWVQLQGKFLLNSTVAKAAIYIEGPPAGVDLLLDCLVVKHAQKATPAPVPDFENLEYGANILQNSDLDDGLNGWFGLGSCALSVHDGAPRVLPPMAQESLALDGEPLNGKHIHVTSRAQTWMGPAQIITDKLTLYATYQVSGWVRVGGQAAGAAQNINVAVAVDSQWINGGQVLARDERWYEIGGSFRVESKPASRVMLYVQGPDPGVDLMVAGLQVFPVDRRARVKHLRKLTDKVRKRDVVVKVTASGGGGGGGVKAAAEGVEVRVRQVSNSFPLGACIMRTNMDNEDYVEFFTKNFNWAVFGNELKWYWTEPQKGQLNYADADDLLKLCSDHGMCVRGHCIFWEVDNAVQQWVKTLSTDELSAAVKSRINGLLTRYKGKFRHYDVNNEMLHGSFYQDKLGKDIRAAMFRTASDLDPDALLFVNDYNVESMCDIRATPEAYIQQIVGLQEQGAPVGGVGLQGHVSNPVGPVVRAVLDRLAVLGLPLWFTELDVSSANEHVRADDLEVMLREAYAHPAVDGVVLWGFWELFMSRDDAHLVDAEGDVNEAGRRLLQLKREWLTRAHGHADDNGEFRFRGHHGAYHVDVVTPTGKISQDFTVDKDDSPLVLNITV comes from the exons ATGGcgatcggcggcgacgcggggcgggtggtcggcgacggcgccggcgacgacaacATCATCCTGAACCCGGAGTTCGACGACGGGCTGGACGGCTGGGCCGGGAGCGGGTGCAAGATCGAGCTGCACGACTCGCTCGACGACGGCAAGGTGCTCCCCGCCAGCGGCAAGCACTtcgtggcggcgacggggaggaCGGACACGTGGAACGGCGTGCAGCAGGACGTGACGTCGCGGCTGCAGCGCAAGCTGCTGTACGAGGTCGCCGCCACGGTCCGGCTGGCCGGTGCCGGCGTGCCGCTGTCGCCGTGCGAGGTCCgggccaccgtcgccgtgcagAACTCCGACGGCCGGCAGCAGTACATCAGCGTCGCCAA GTCGCAGGCGTCGGACAAGGAGTGGGTGCAGCTGCAGGGGAAGTTCCTGCTGAACAGCACGGTGGCCAAGGCGGCGATCTACATCGAGGGGCCACCGGCCGGCGTCGACCTGCTGCTCGACTGCCTGGTGGTCAAGCACGCCCAGAAggccacgccggcgccggtgccggaCTTCGAG AATCTGGAATATGGCGCGAACATCCTCCAGAACAGCGACCTCGACGACGGCCTAAACGGGTGGTTCGGGCTCGGGTCGTGCGCGCTCTCCGTGCACGACGGCGCGCCGCGCGTGCTGCCTCCGATGGCGCAGGAGTCGCTGGCGCTCGACGGCGAGCCGCTGAACGGGAAGCACATCCACGTCACGAGCCGGGCGCAGACGTGGATGGGCCCCGCGCAAATCATCACCGACAAGCTGACCCTGTACGCGACGTACCAGGTGTCCGGCTGGGTGCGCGTCGGCGGgcaggcggccggcgcggcgcagaACATCAacgtggccgtcgccgtcgacagCCAGTGGATCAACGGCGGGCAGGTCCTGGCGCGGGACGAGCGGTGGTACGAGATCGGCGGGTCGTTCCGCGTGGAGTCCAAGCCGGCGTCGCGGGTGATGCTCTACGTCCAGGGCCCCGACCCCGGCGTCGACCTCATGGTCGCCGGCCTGCAGGTGTTCCCTGTCGACCGGAGGGCCCGCGTGAAGCACCTCCGGAAGCTTACCGACAAGGTGCGGAAGCGCGACGTGGTGGTGAAGGTGACggcgtcgggcggcggcggcggcggcggcgtgaaggcggcggcggagggcgtgGAGGTGCGGGTGCGGCAGGTGTCGAACAGCTTCCCGCTGGGCGCGTGCATCATGCGCACCAACATGGACAACGAGGACTACGTGGAGTTCTTCACCAAGAACTTCAACTGGGCAGTGTTCGGGAACGAGCTGAAGTGGTACTGGACGGAGCCGCAGAAGGGGCAGCTGAActacgccgacgccgacgacctcCTCAAGCTCTGCTCCGACCACGGCATGTGCGTGCGCGGGCACTGCATCTTCTGGGAGGTGGACAACGCGGTGCAGCAGTGGGTGAAGACGCTGTCCACCGACGAGCTGTCCGCCGCCGTGAAGAGCCGCATCAATGGCTTGCTCACCCGGTACAAGGGCAAGTTCCGGCACTACGACGTCAACAACGAGATGCTGCACGGCTCCTTCTACCAGGACAAGCTCGGCAAGGACATCCGCGCCGCCATGTTCAGGACGGCGAGCGACCTCGACCCGGACGCGCTGCTGTTCGTCAACGACTACAACGTCGAGAGCATGTGCGACATCCGCGCCACGCCGGAGGCGTACATCCAGCAGATCGTCGGGCTGCAGGAGCAGGGCGCGCCGGTGGGCGGCGTCGGGCTGCAGGGCCACGTCAGCAACCCCGTCGGGCCCGTCGTCCGCGCGGTGCTcgaccgcctcgccgtgctcggCCTGCCGCTCTGGTTCACGGAGCTGGACGTGTCGTCGGCCAACGAGCACGTCCGCGCCGACGACCTGGAGGTCATGCTGCGGGAGGCGTACGCGCACCCggccgtcgacggcgtcgtCCTCTGGGGCTTCTGGGAGCTCTTCATGAGCCGCGACGACGCCCACCTCGTCGACGCCGAGGGGGACGTCAAcgaggccggccgccgcctgctccaGCTCAAGCGGGAGTGGCTCACCCGCGCGCACGGCCACGCCGACGACAACGGCGAGTTCAGGTTCCGAGGCCACCACGGCGCCTACCACGTCGACGTCGTCACGCCCACCGGCAAGATCTCCCAGGACTTCACCGTCGACAAGGATGACTCGCCGCTGGTGCTCAACATCACCGTGTGA